One Indicator indicator isolate 239-I01 chromosome Z, UM_Iind_1.1, whole genome shotgun sequence genomic window carries:
- the NMRK1 gene encoding nicotinamide riboside kinase 1: protein MRVLVIGLGGVTNGGKTTLAEKLKKMLPKCDIISQDDFFKPESEVETDERGFKLYDVLDALYMDELVQSIRNWMKNPASSDVSRELQSPCDNLKNTEDVYILIVEGFLLYNYKPLNELWNRRYFLTLPYEECKRRRSTRVYQPADTPGYFDGHVWPMYLKYKNELEENASNIVYLDGTKSQEELLTSVYSDIIQELKKLMEESK, encoded by the exons ATGAGAGTATTAGTTATTGGCCTTGGAGG TGTAACAAATGGGGGAAAAACAACGCTGGCAGAAAAGCTTAAGAAAATGCTTCCCAAGTGTGATATAATCTCTCAGGATGACTTCTTTAAG CCAGAGTCTGAAGTAGAAACAGATGAACGTGGATTTAAGCTATATGATG TACTTGATGCCCTCTATATGGATGAACTGGTGCAAAGTATTCGCAATTGGATGAAAAACCCAGCAAGCTCAGATGTTTCAAGAGAGCTGCAGAGTCCATGTGACAAtctgaaaaatacagaagatGTTTATATTTTGATTGTTGAAGGCTTTCTTCTATACAATTACAA GCCACTTAATGAACTATGGAATAGAAGATATTTTTTGACGCTTCCTTATGAAGAGtgcaaaaggagaaggag CACCAGAGTCTATCAGCCAGCAGATACCCCGGGTTACTTCGATGGACACGTATGGCCTATGTATCTAAAATACAAAAATGAATTGGAAGAGAACGCAAGTAACATTG TTTATTTGGACGGAACAAAATCCCAAGAGGAGCTTTTAACCAGCGTGTATAGTGATATAATACAAGAACTAAAAAAGCTGATGGAAGAAAGTAAGTAA